Proteins from a genomic interval of Paenibacillus sp. FSL R5-0623:
- a CDS encoding class I SAM-dependent methyltransferase: MMDMPKATEFMESRYIRQSDPKTDTLVFPLHPAWWSRPYEYEWARRFARPDDVVLDAACGISHPFKFWLAEHCREVHVCDWDERILSEEAIRLDIVSDFGEQAAQDLPESTLVRLHRAKANLAQLPYESGKFDRVFCISVLEHLDTGTMLRAFREFARVLKPNGQLIATFDVPEMRPDLLETIMAVTGLTIEDKLNVVEPDDAIWSDMYGTPIRCFRAVICKG, encoded by the coding sequence ATGATGGATATGCCTAAGGCAACGGAATTCATGGAATCAAGATACATTCGGCAAAGTGATCCTAAAACGGACACGTTGGTCTTCCCGCTGCATCCGGCATGGTGGAGCCGTCCCTACGAATATGAATGGGCCCGGCGGTTTGCACGTCCAGATGATGTGGTCCTTGATGCAGCCTGCGGCATCTCCCATCCGTTCAAATTCTGGCTCGCCGAACACTGCCGCGAGGTTCACGTATGTGACTGGGATGAACGTATTTTGTCTGAAGAGGCGATAAGACTGGATATCGTTTCTGATTTTGGTGAGCAAGCGGCCCAGGATCTGCCGGAATCAACTCTCGTCCGATTGCACCGTGCAAAGGCTAATCTGGCCCAACTTCCGTACGAGTCGGGTAAGTTTGATCGGGTGTTCTGTATCTCTGTACTGGAACATCTGGATACGGGCACGATGCTGCGGGCGTTTCGAGAATTCGCCCGGGTGCTGAAACCAAACGGACAGTTAATCGCTACCTTCGATGTGCCCGAAATGCGGCCGGATCTGCTGGAAACGATTATGGCTGTCACCGGATTAACCATTGAAGATAAACTGAATGTGGTAGAGCCGGACGATGCCATCTGGTCTGACATGTACGGCACGCCGATCCGCTGTTTTCGAGCAGTGATATGCAAAGGTTGA
- a CDS encoding glycosyltransferase, translated as MIVKDEAGSLQRCLNAVRDVVDEIIIVDTGSVDNTIEMARLHGAVVIRTEWNGDFSEARNLSLAAATKPWILVLDADEVWVQTPQMKTELMRLLVASRDDVWGYWIQVTSLLGVSGEERVTDAVCRLFRNDPRIAFQGRIHEEIASSIMALAPQGVLHSGLEVIHYGYLEQVITAKNKGARNMQLIRSALNQEGNQPELLYALAAEWFQLAKYDEALRLLQPLLAQLTPECGYHSDLVLKSAYAWREIGSPERALAVVEAWAHVYEDFPDLLELGAVLELDQGRDDAALNWLKQAKSAASTASRYTSVSGAGTYRSLTLEGMAYERAGRWAEAETAYIAALGMQPGSLPAWQRLLLLAAATGRPHAIASAAARVSLPPAAWQALIPAAVAAHRPEWLLRHAAVLAGPLRAQPLAAGLALAQLGEDAAARAALQPWAAHAQHGPEAALALWALGRKQPGGRNARAAARRSGLACSSGSPLRGATPGGPAAPAPGDVLAAAQALAGVGAWAAWLRLLQALPPRGALALLAALPPAARCGLLRAPASVREGLLALCGTPDGAQQPHADEVPAPERTAHALLAGTLALLAGRQNLAREWAESAQLTARQPAATGRPATTIPPGLQTLLRLTAPGAASADEYTNQCNMLLVHL; from the coding sequence ATGATTGTGAAGGATGAAGCTGGGTCACTCCAGCGGTGCTTGAATGCAGTCAGGGATGTTGTGGATGAGATCATCATTGTGGATACCGGATCGGTGGATAATACCATCGAAATGGCGCGTCTCCATGGGGCCGTTGTAATTCGTACGGAATGGAACGGAGATTTCAGTGAAGCCCGTAATCTGTCACTGGCCGCTGCTACGAAACCGTGGATTCTGGTGCTTGATGCGGATGAGGTATGGGTACAGACCCCTCAGATGAAGACAGAACTCATGCGGTTGTTAGTAGCAAGTAGGGATGACGTGTGGGGATACTGGATACAGGTCACAAGTCTGCTGGGTGTGTCTGGTGAAGAGCGTGTAACGGATGCGGTATGTCGATTGTTCCGAAATGATCCCCGAATTGCTTTTCAGGGCAGAATTCATGAAGAGATTGCTTCTTCCATTATGGCACTGGCTCCGCAAGGTGTGCTTCATTCTGGACTTGAAGTGATTCATTATGGATATCTGGAGCAGGTGATTACCGCCAAAAATAAAGGAGCACGGAACATGCAGTTGATTCGCTCTGCGTTGAATCAGGAGGGAAACCAACCGGAGTTGTTATATGCTCTGGCTGCCGAATGGTTTCAGCTAGCGAAGTATGATGAAGCACTACGGTTGTTGCAGCCATTATTGGCACAGCTTACGCCGGAGTGTGGATATCACTCGGATCTGGTGCTGAAATCGGCTTACGCATGGCGAGAGATTGGCAGCCCGGAACGGGCGCTTGCTGTCGTGGAAGCATGGGCGCACGTGTATGAGGATTTTCCGGACTTGTTGGAGCTTGGTGCTGTACTTGAACTGGATCAAGGGAGAGATGACGCGGCCTTGAATTGGTTAAAACAGGCTAAATCAGCTGCTTCCACAGCCAGCAGGTATACATCAGTCTCTGGTGCTGGGACCTATCGTAGCCTGACGCTGGAAGGCATGGCATATGAGCGGGCTGGCCGCTGGGCAGAGGCAGAAACCGCGTACATAGCGGCGCTGGGCATGCAACCTGGCAGCTTGCCTGCATGGCAGCGGCTGTTGTTGTTGGCCGCAGCCACAGGGCGGCCGCATGCCATTGCCAGCGCAGCCGCCCGGGTAAGCTTGCCGCCTGCGGCATGGCAAGCGTTGATCCCGGCCGCGGTTGCCGCGCATCGGCCGGAGTGGCTTCTGCGCCATGCGGCGGTGCTTGCTGGCCCGCTGCGGGCACAGCCGCTGGCCGCCGGGCTTGCGCTGGCCCAGCTGGGCGAGGACGCCGCGGCTCGGGCGGCTTTGCAGCCCTGGGCGGCGCATGCGCAGCACGGGCCAGAGGCGGCCCTGGCGCTGTGGGCGCTGGGCCGCAAGCAGCCCGGCGGGCGCAACGCCCGAGCGGCGGCTCGCCGCAGCGGCCTGGCGTGCAGCAGCGGCAGCCCGCTCCGCGGCGCAACGCCCGGCGGCCCGGCCGCGCCTGCGCCTGGCGACGTGCTCGCTGCTGCGCAAGCGCTCGCCGGCGTAGGCGCCTGGGCCGCATGGCTGCGCCTGCTGCAAGCCCTGCCGCCCCGCGGGGCGCTGGCGTTGCTCGCAGCGCTTCCGCCTGCGGCACGCTGCGGGCTGCTACGCGCACCCGCGAGCGTCCGCGAAGGGCTGCTTGCGCTATGCGGCACGCCTGACGGCGCGCAGCAGCCCCACGCGGACGAAGTGCCCGCCCCGGAGCGCACCGCTCACGCGCTCCTCGCGGGCACGCTCGCGCTGCTCGCCGGGCGGCAGAACCTGGCGCGTGAATGGGCCGAATCGGCCCAACTCACTGCGCGGCAACCTGCCGCCACAGGTCGCCCGGCGACGACAATCCCGCCGGGCCTGCAAACTCTACTGCGCCTGACAGCACCCGGCGCAGCCTCTGCTGATGAATACACCAACCAGTGCAACATGTTACTGGTACACCTATAA
- a CDS encoding DUF6385 domain-containing protein, with the protein MPNFTTFNTNPDNLRTLIFGQDSTGTAQPVRTDTSGNVVGIILDGTISNISGLTTVTINAGTITNILNGTITSVLGATITAGTINSVLGATVTAGTLTNLLNGTITSVLGATITAGTITSVLGATVTAGTLTNLLNGTITSVLGATITAGTLTNLLNGTITSVLGATVTAGTLTNLLNGTITSVLGATVTAGTLTNLLNGTITSVLGATITAGTLSSVTSISQKSFQESQIISTPTANTFTALPAVTTSVFGTYSFFVYNRGPGVNRVDALVEISANGTNWYTDVTTVTGILSGSVDVLVPQRFLKYTRLSYRSSLIGAPSTIDVFFNGQGT; encoded by the coding sequence ATGCCTAACTTTACAACGTTTAATACGAATCCGGATAATCTGAGAACGTTGATTTTTGGTCAAGATAGTACAGGCACAGCCCAGCCTGTCAGAACCGATACGAGCGGGAACGTGGTTGGTATTATTTTGGACGGAACGATCAGTAACATCTCAGGTCTGACCACGGTTACAATTAACGCCGGAACTATTACCAACATTCTGAACGGAACCATCACGAGTGTACTTGGAGCGACGATCACAGCAGGTACGATCAACAGTGTGCTTGGAGCCACAGTTACAGCGGGAACATTAACGAACTTGCTAAATGGTACGATCACAAGTGTATTGGGAGCAACGATCACGGCGGGAACGATCACCAGTGTGCTCGGCGCAACCGTAACAGCAGGAACACTAACGAACTTACTGAATGGTACAATCACCAGTGTGCTCGGAGCGACAATAACAGCAGGAACACTGACGAACTTATTGAACGGAACCATTACCAGTGTACTTGGCGCAACCGTAACTGCTGGTACATTGACGAACCTGCTGAACGGAACTATTACAAGCGTACTTGGCGCAACTGTAACTGCAGGGACGTTGACAAACCTGCTGAATGGTACGATCACCAGCGTGCTTGGCGCTACAATTACCGCGGGGACACTTAGCAGTGTGACGTCCATTTCACAAAAGAGTTTTCAGGAGTCACAGATCATAAGCACACCTACAGCAAACACCTTCACCGCGCTTCCAGCGGTTACGACCAGTGTATTTGGCACGTATTCTTTCTTTGTATATAACCGGGGGCCAGGTGTAAACCGGGTGGATGCTCTGGTTGAGATCAGTGCCAACGGAACGAACTGGTACACGGATGTAACGACGGTAACAGGCATTTTGTCCGGGTCAGTCGATGTATTGGTACCGCAGCGTTTTCTCAAATACACGCGTCTTTCCTACCGCTCCAGCCTAATCGGTGCACCAAGCACGATTGATGTGTTCTTCAATGGACAAGGCACATAA
- a CDS encoding DUF6385 domain-containing protein, producing the protein MSRTAKQSKKRTKQPTKYVSRRRSRHSCRAKLLKPPCSRITRPRFKQGASSRTKLPGAIHCFTEHTYVGAETSSSMDSLPAQDTSSLSMYTYGVVNRGKHPALVQIQISPNAVDYAVDSQEVVAGGQTKALVPLRFLRYTRLAIQSVEPDQPTRLDVYFQAQRMP; encoded by the coding sequence ATGAGTCGAACAGCAAAGCAAAGCAAGAAGAGAACGAAGCAACCAACTAAATATGTCAGTCGCCGCCGCTCCCGTCATTCCTGCCGCGCTAAATTGCTGAAACCCCCTTGTTCCCGGATTACTCGTCCCCGGTTCAAGCAGGGTGCTTCCTCACGTACGAAACTCCCTGGTGCTATTCATTGTTTTACAGAGCATACGTATGTCGGAGCCGAAACCAGTAGCAGCATGGATTCACTCCCGGCACAAGACACCTCATCACTCAGCATGTATACCTATGGCGTTGTGAATCGGGGAAAACATCCGGCTCTTGTACAGATCCAGATCAGCCCCAATGCCGTGGATTATGCTGTGGACAGCCAGGAGGTGGTCGCGGGAGGCCAGACCAAAGCGCTGGTTCCATTGCGATTTTTGCGTTATACCCGGCTTGCAATTCAATCCGTTGAACCGGATCAACCGACCCGGCTCGATGTTTACTTTCAGGCGCAGCGTATGCCATAA
- a CDS encoding glycosyltransferase has product MRAERISLCMIVKDEEELLPHCLASVQGAVDEIIVVDTGSSDRSAEIAQQHGAVVVRFEWCEDFAAARNAGLERASGDWILFLDADEALDRAAREQIRSWTTVSGCDGLFLNIHNYTGSGQQGVTVNPVLRLFRNAPEHRFEGRIHEQIAAAICRGNPEAAFHVTDMVIHHYGYQTAIVERKDKVNRNVRLLQQAVEEEPDQPFHHYNLGVEYLRVGEAERALKTFGVARMRIDPVVTSYAHLLFKYEVRCLQHLNRWQEALDRIDAALELFPEYTDLMHHRGVCADALGDVDRAEYSLREAIRLGPPPPIYHTEEGIGTYQTWFTLGRLLEGRADLEGAVDAYVEAVRAKSSLLPPLYRIFRIMRVSGQEHQIPELVRERFALSSEEATHKVLGILEQSRCYDAALHLLSGVSSRPSAEMRERLSVAEAMLQIQQGRWNKARLKLEPVQRKKGLLAISSARWLERLEWIEGKEINGDDPLTLWLKRGSQLGAVTNEEPAVQTGRIAGLKATQKKDTDSGMDGTVAGAEYDGWQALGLMMEGCVQSGRWKELHSLIQICRQQLAGEGLSVGQSVRVGEKEKEMEGKKEKGKVNEMESFLGASDTLTGTSWLVKGLVSAADHHLEVFAQHADGQRHRCWPVVQHIRLELPGANGFES; this is encoded by the coding sequence ATGCGAGCGGAACGAATTTCCCTATGCATGATCGTGAAGGATGAGGAAGAGTTGCTGCCTCATTGTCTTGCCAGTGTCCAGGGAGCGGTGGACGAAATTATTGTAGTGGACACCGGTTCGTCGGACCGCAGCGCGGAGATTGCGCAGCAACATGGCGCGGTGGTTGTTCGATTTGAGTGGTGCGAAGATTTTGCCGCAGCACGGAATGCTGGCCTGGAGCGAGCTTCCGGCGACTGGATTCTCTTTCTTGATGCGGACGAGGCGCTCGATAGGGCTGCGCGGGAGCAGATCAGGAGCTGGACGACGGTCAGCGGATGTGACGGATTGTTTTTAAACATTCATAACTATACAGGCTCGGGTCAGCAGGGGGTTACCGTGAATCCGGTTTTGCGTCTCTTTCGTAATGCCCCGGAGCATCGGTTCGAAGGTCGAATTCATGAGCAGATTGCGGCGGCGATCTGTCGTGGGAATCCAGAGGCTGCTTTTCATGTGACGGACATGGTCATCCATCATTATGGGTATCAGACGGCGATTGTGGAACGTAAAGATAAGGTGAACCGCAATGTTCGCCTGCTGCAACAGGCAGTGGAGGAAGAACCGGATCAGCCGTTCCATCACTATAATCTGGGCGTCGAGTATCTGCGTGTGGGGGAAGCGGAGCGGGCCTTGAAGACGTTTGGTGTGGCTCGGATGAGGATTGATCCTGTGGTGACCAGTTACGCGCATTTGCTGTTCAAATATGAAGTTCGTTGTCTCCAGCATCTGAATCGCTGGCAGGAGGCATTGGATCGAATCGACGCTGCGCTTGAACTCTTTCCAGAGTACACGGATCTGATGCACCATCGCGGGGTGTGTGCAGACGCATTGGGCGATGTAGATCGGGCAGAGTATTCGCTCCGTGAAGCTATTCGCTTGGGGCCACCTCCGCCCATATATCATACGGAAGAAGGCATCGGCACTTACCAGACGTGGTTTACGTTAGGGCGATTGCTGGAAGGAAGGGCAGATCTGGAGGGTGCGGTGGATGCTTACGTCGAGGCGGTGCGTGCCAAATCGAGTCTGTTACCGCCACTCTATCGGATATTCCGAATTATGCGAGTTTCCGGGCAGGAACATCAGATTCCAGAGCTGGTGAGGGAGCGCTTTGCACTCAGTTCGGAAGAGGCTACACATAAAGTATTGGGCATTCTGGAGCAATCTCGTTGTTATGATGCGGCTTTGCACTTGTTATCGGGTGTATCCTCACGACCTTCTGCAGAGATGAGGGAGCGTTTATCTGTGGCGGAGGCGATGCTCCAAATCCAACAGGGAAGATGGAATAAGGCGCGTCTGAAACTGGAACCTGTGCAGCGAAAAAAAGGGCTGCTCGCGATCTCGTCTGCCCGATGGCTCGAACGTTTGGAGTGGATCGAGGGGAAGGAAATCAACGGAGATGATCCATTGACCTTGTGGTTGAAGCGTGGTTCGCAGCTAGGAGCAGTAACGAATGAGGAACCTGCTGTGCAGACAGGGCGAATTGCTGGTCTGAAAGCGACACAGAAGAAGGACACGGACTCCGGTATGGACGGAACGGTTGCAGGAGCAGAGTATGATGGCTGGCAGGCCCTTGGACTGATGATGGAAGGATGTGTACAGTCAGGGAGATGGAAAGAGCTGCATAGCCTGATTCAGATATGTCGACAGCAATTGGCGGGAGAAGGATTATCGGTGGGACAGAGCGTTCGAGTGGGAGAGAAGGAGAAAGAGATGGAAGGGAAAAAGGAAAAAGGGAAGGTGAATGAAATGGAGTCGTTCCTTGGGGCTTCGGATACCCTGACGGGAACAAGCTGGCTGGTGAAAGGATTGGTCAGTGCTGCGGATCATCATCTGGAGGTGTTCGCTCAGCATGCAGATGGACAGCGGCACCGTTGTTGGCCTGTCGTTCAGCATATTCGGCTGGAGTTGCCGGGAGCGAACGGGTTTGAGAGCTGA
- a CDS encoding tetratricopeptide repeat protein, with product MQNRLLGIHMIVQNEEHHLPRCLDSLKHIGTECYITDTGSSDCTAEIARSYGATVLHARWEDDFAHARNISLPLSSTEWVLCLDADEYVTQGLEELLNYLPKVHKSITRLRITIENRYGEGVEESVISQPVRLFRAHQGYRYKGRIHEQLIRSGPCEPVRYEAGDMDKSENCIDEEHLLVENEPLAPLCLIHDGYLASAIAQEHKPRRNLKLIKRELQDDPKQPFQLYNLGVTYCQLGQIEQAIEAFSESLRLTELHAPYRPTLVRDYGKVLVGLERYEEAHSLLAVERHRYPSYADLHLLYGETLEQQGLEERAYQSYARATDCRVALDSDGQRNSGSTLDASYVTEAGSDSYRAYTAMARLAQKRGFLNESAHLYGLALDSMSVYAPAWMGLADVLQQSGETDENIAETLLARCREIGESGHGDLVRGELSHPYAVTNEDHLVHVIHVLAGCGAYGQSLNMLDSITRSARIHVADRIHWLLCANRVSDALQLVEEHWEAEGMNGVSIQAEHRMNWALACWANGLRLTETFFATAYPEEKDVWKVMDRLLHQLPKEPRYMEPESGEQKLLQWGWQAQLVAEKIVQQAIKTGQLTLAEQLHELRAIMMREHRGTSVTVRRELASLLYCHGYTMVAANILIQCMTESELDAEGLFWLGETLYTKGHNDQALSLFEQALEREPAMWQARVGTAVCYLQLAMEAIRQELVRSPSSGELAAQHTALEQRLQTTGGIPWRTLFHAKERRNQHASGTNFPMHDREG from the coding sequence TTGCAGAACCGTTTACTTGGAATCCATATGATTGTGCAAAATGAAGAACATCACCTGCCCCGCTGTCTCGACAGCTTGAAGCATATCGGCACGGAATGCTATATCACCGATACAGGCTCGTCCGACTGTACAGCCGAGATCGCCAGATCATACGGAGCAACGGTGCTGCATGCCCGTTGGGAGGATGACTTTGCACATGCGCGGAATATCAGTTTACCTTTATCGAGCACCGAATGGGTCCTGTGTCTAGATGCCGATGAGTATGTTACGCAGGGGTTGGAAGAACTACTGAATTATTTGCCTAAAGTCCATAAAAGCATTACAAGATTGCGTATAACTATAGAGAACCGATACGGAGAAGGGGTAGAAGAGAGCGTTATCTCTCAGCCAGTGAGACTGTTCCGTGCTCATCAGGGATATCGATACAAGGGGCGTATTCATGAGCAATTGATTCGTAGTGGCCCATGCGAGCCTGTCCGGTATGAGGCTGGCGATATGGATAAGAGCGAGAACTGTATAGATGAAGAACATTTGTTGGTTGAGAATGAACCGCTTGCTCCACTATGTCTCATTCATGATGGGTATCTGGCTTCCGCGATTGCTCAGGAGCATAAGCCAAGACGTAATTTGAAGCTGATTAAGCGTGAATTACAGGATGATCCGAAACAGCCCTTTCAACTGTATAATCTGGGCGTGACCTATTGCCAGCTTGGTCAGATTGAACAGGCAATTGAAGCGTTCAGTGAATCATTACGCCTGACAGAGTTGCACGCGCCATATCGTCCTACACTGGTTAGAGATTATGGGAAAGTCCTTGTGGGATTGGAACGATATGAAGAGGCGCATTCACTTCTGGCTGTGGAAAGGCATCGTTACCCATCTTATGCTGATCTGCACCTGTTGTATGGGGAGACGTTGGAGCAGCAAGGTTTGGAGGAACGTGCATACCAATCCTATGCGCGAGCGACCGATTGCCGGGTGGCGCTGGATAGTGATGGACAGAGGAATAGCGGTAGCACGTTAGACGCGTCATATGTAACGGAAGCGGGTTCTGACAGTTACAGAGCGTATACCGCCATGGCCAGACTTGCACAGAAACGGGGCTTCCTGAATGAGTCCGCACATCTGTACGGGCTGGCTCTGGATAGTATGTCTGTGTATGCTCCGGCATGGATGGGGTTGGCAGATGTGCTGCAACAGTCCGGAGAAACGGATGAGAACATAGCAGAAACATTACTCGCCAGATGCAGAGAGATCGGAGAGTCAGGGCACGGTGACTTGGTTCGTGGTGAATTGTCCCATCCATACGCCGTGACGAATGAGGATCATCTGGTGCATGTGATTCATGTTCTCGCAGGCTGCGGGGCATATGGGCAGTCATTGAATATGCTGGATTCCATTACGCGTAGTGCTCGTATCCATGTAGCAGATCGAATACATTGGTTGTTATGTGCGAACAGGGTTTCGGATGCCTTGCAACTGGTGGAAGAACACTGGGAAGCTGAGGGTATGAATGGGGTTAGCATACAGGCAGAACACAGAATGAATTGGGCACTGGCTTGTTGGGCCAATGGATTACGATTAACCGAGACATTCTTCGCAACTGCGTATCCAGAGGAAAAGGATGTATGGAAGGTCATGGACCGTTTGCTGCATCAGTTGCCCAAAGAGCCACGCTACATGGAACCTGAGTCAGGAGAACAGAAGCTTCTACAATGGGGTTGGCAGGCACAGCTGGTGGCAGAGAAAATTGTGCAGCAGGCCATAAAGACAGGGCAGCTTACGCTTGCAGAGCAACTGCATGAGCTGCGGGCAATCATGATGCGTGAGCATCGGGGAACATCCGTAACGGTACGGCGGGAGTTGGCAAGCCTGCTATATTGTCATGGGTACACCATGGTAGCCGCAAACATCCTGATTCAGTGCATGACCGAGAGTGAGCTGGATGCCGAAGGGTTATTCTGGCTGGGTGAAACGCTGTATACCAAAGGCCACAATGATCAAGCGCTCTCTCTGTTTGAGCAGGCTCTGGAGCGGGAGCCTGCTATGTGGCAGGCTCGAGTTGGAACAGCGGTATGTTACTTACAATTGGCAATGGAGGCAATTCGGCAGGAATTGGTTCGTTCTCCGTCTTCAGGAGAACTCGCTGCACAACATACCGCACTGGAACAAAGGCTGCAAACGACCGGTGGCATCCCGTGGCGTACCCTTTTCCATGCAAAGGAAAGGAGGAATCAGCATGCGAGCGGAACGAATTTCCCTATGCATGATCGTGAAGGATGA